A genomic stretch from Actinomadura rubteroloni includes:
- a CDS encoding sulfatase family protein — protein sequence MRRLGAVLLGLVLLASGCAAGPGTAEPSKPHKKPNFIFVLADDLDDTLMPYMPKTARDITAQGVTLNRYYVNLSWCCPSRASTLRGQYAHNTGVWSNNPPNGGFMEFYKRGEEKDTLATWLAKAGYRNGLFGKYLNGYPEQVPSLPLTRVPPGWDTWVAPVAGHPFQGFDYTLNVNGSLVKRPPSPKTYLTDVLSQYAQQFVTAQDKRPFFAYIAPVTPHPPAVPAPRHKKLYPGLKAPRTPAYDAAPAGKTTEVRRLPPLTSGEERRWDTLFRHRAQSMRAIDDMVDALVTALRAAGRLDDTYIVVTSDNGFHIGDYRMPPGKNTGYEGDIRVPFVVRGPGVPAGRTVSALAGNTDVAPTLLDLAGARRPPIVDGRSLRPLLAGRRPSGWRSAYLLEHGTARGTHPAARYDGPGKPPDPYTPRTRTQFYLPVFTGLRTDRYLYLDYATGERELYDMERDPYQLHNLAAADPAEVERLTTWIGRLSDCAAAACRTAEARPPER from the coding sequence GTGAGGCGTCTCGGCGCCGTCCTGCTCGGCCTGGTCCTGCTCGCGTCGGGCTGCGCGGCCGGACCGGGCACCGCGGAGCCGTCCAAGCCGCACAAGAAGCCGAACTTCATCTTCGTCCTGGCCGACGACCTGGACGACACGCTCATGCCGTACATGCCGAAGACGGCCCGCGACATCACCGCGCAGGGCGTGACGCTGAACCGCTACTACGTCAACCTGTCGTGGTGCTGCCCGTCGCGGGCGTCCACGCTGCGCGGCCAGTACGCGCACAACACCGGCGTGTGGAGCAACAACCCGCCGAACGGCGGCTTCATGGAGTTCTACAAGCGCGGCGAGGAGAAGGACACGCTCGCCACGTGGCTGGCGAAGGCCGGCTACCGCAACGGGCTGTTCGGCAAGTACCTGAACGGCTACCCCGAGCAGGTGCCGTCGCTGCCGCTCACGCGCGTCCCGCCCGGCTGGGACACGTGGGTGGCGCCGGTGGCCGGGCACCCGTTCCAGGGGTTCGACTACACGCTCAACGTGAACGGGTCGCTCGTCAAACGGCCGCCGTCCCCGAAGACCTACCTGACGGACGTGCTGTCGCAGTACGCGCAGCAGTTCGTCACCGCGCAGGACAAGCGGCCGTTCTTCGCCTACATCGCGCCCGTCACGCCGCATCCCCCGGCCGTCCCGGCGCCGCGCCACAAGAAGCTGTATCCCGGCCTGAAGGCGCCGCGCACGCCCGCCTACGACGCGGCCCCGGCGGGCAAAACCACCGAAGTACGGCGGCTGCCGCCGCTCACGTCCGGCGAGGAACGCCGCTGGGACACGCTGTTCCGGCACCGCGCCCAGTCGATGCGCGCCATCGACGACATGGTGGACGCGCTGGTCACCGCGCTGCGCGCCGCCGGACGGCTGGACGACACCTACATCGTCGTCACGTCCGACAACGGCTTCCACATCGGCGACTACCGGATGCCGCCCGGCAAGAACACCGGGTACGAGGGCGACATCCGGGTGCCGTTCGTGGTGCGCGGGCCGGGCGTCCCGGCGGGCCGCACGGTGTCGGCGCTGGCCGGGAACACCGACGTCGCGCCGACCCTGCTCGACCTCGCCGGGGCGCGCCGCCCCCCGATCGTGGACGGCCGCTCCCTGCGTCCGCTCCTGGCGGGCCGGCGCCCGTCCGGCTGGCGGTCGGCGTACCTCCTGGAACACGGGACGGCGCGCGGCACCCACCCGGCCGCCCGCTACGACGGGCCGGGCAAGCCTCCGGACCCGTACACGCCCAGAACCCGCACGCAGTTCTACCTCCCCGTCTTCACGGGCCTGCGCACCGATCGCTACCTCTACCTGGACTACGCGACGGGCGAGCGCGAACTGTACGACATGGAACGCGACCCGTACCAGCTCCACAACCTCGCCGCCGCCGACCCCGCCGAGGTGGAACGGCTCACGACCTGGATCGGCCGCCTGAGCGACTGCGCCGCCGCGGCCTGCCGCACCGCCGAGGCCCGTCCCCCCGAACGCTGA
- a CDS encoding MarR family winged helix-turn-helix transcriptional regulator, which translates to MDGAQDGADDDLGRVLLRTATLTVLLFQSVAAHAGLGVVDAQCAVLLGLDGPRTPGQLARAVGVSTGGAITAVIDRLEAAGLARRTRDPGDRRRVLVAPVPGALDRLAAHTGPAAAALAAATPPALAPSLRDWADALNAALPDVIEATRPAP; encoded by the coding sequence TTGGACGGGGCGCAGGACGGGGCGGACGACGACTTGGGCCGCGTGCTGCTGCGCACGGCGACGCTGACCGTCCTGCTGTTCCAGTCCGTCGCGGCGCACGCGGGGCTCGGCGTGGTGGACGCGCAGTGCGCCGTCCTGCTCGGTCTCGACGGCCCGCGCACGCCGGGGCAGCTCGCGCGGGCGGTCGGCGTCTCGACCGGCGGCGCGATCACCGCCGTGATCGACCGGCTGGAGGCGGCCGGGCTCGCCCGCCGCACCCGCGACCCCGGCGACCGGCGGCGGGTGCTGGTCGCGCCCGTTCCCGGCGCGCTGGACCGGCTGGCCGCCCACACGGGACCGGCCGCCGCCGCGCTCGCCGCCGCGACCCCGCCCGCCCTCGCGCCGTCGCTGCGGGACTGGGCGGACGCGCTGAACGCCGCCCTCCCCGATGTGATCGAGGCGACGCGCCCCGCGCCGTGA